The following proteins are encoded in a genomic region of Polynucleobacter paludilacus:
- a CDS encoding tripartite tricarboxylate transporter substrate binding protein: MRIISGLRLIFLSLGLLAVGLVHAQPFPGKTIQYIIPFPAAGESDLVARYQAELSAKKYNQQMVVINRAGAGGALAWSQLNSYPADGLTVVGVNIPHIILQPLQEGIQFKTEDINSIYFYHFTPDALMVSADSPYKTFQDLVAAAKKDPGKVSLAGSALYSANHMAVERLNKAVGIKTEYIAFKGTGDLITSLIGMHVDGAMGYLPLAIQQKGKVRTLAIAAEKRHPALPDVPTFKELGINWVDGAYRGVGVPKSTPKLIQQKLSDYFALLNSDPEIKKKLEDAGFVLVDIPLSKMPAFMKEKTAQAMDDAKNAGMIK, from the coding sequence ATGAGAATCATCTCTGGCTTACGCTTGATCTTCTTGAGCTTGGGTTTGTTGGCGGTTGGCCTGGTTCATGCCCAGCCCTTCCCTGGTAAAACCATTCAGTACATCATCCCTTTTCCGGCTGCAGGTGAGTCTGACTTGGTTGCACGTTATCAGGCTGAACTCTCTGCCAAGAAATACAACCAGCAGATGGTCGTGATTAATCGTGCTGGTGCGGGCGGTGCTTTAGCTTGGAGCCAGCTCAATAGCTATCCTGCTGATGGGCTTACGGTAGTGGGTGTGAATATTCCGCACATCATCTTGCAGCCGTTACAAGAAGGAATTCAGTTCAAGACGGAAGATATTAATTCGATCTATTTCTATCACTTCACTCCAGATGCTTTGATGGTCTCAGCCGATAGTCCCTACAAGACCTTTCAAGATTTGGTTGCTGCAGCCAAGAAAGATCCAGGTAAGGTCAGTCTGGCGGGCTCAGCCCTCTACTCAGCGAACCACATGGCAGTTGAGCGCTTGAATAAAGCCGTTGGCATTAAAACTGAATACATCGCTTTTAAAGGAACTGGTGATCTCATCACTTCTTTAATTGGCATGCACGTCGATGGCGCGATGGGTTATCTACCTTTAGCCATTCAGCAAAAAGGGAAAGTACGCACCTTAGCGATTGCTGCTGAGAAACGCCACCCTGCACTACCCGATGTGCCCACCTTTAAAGAATTAGGTATCAACTGGGTAGATGGTGCTTATCGTGGTGTCGGGGTTCCTAAATCGACTCCAAAGCTGATTCAGCAAAAGCTCTCTGACTACTTTGCTTTATTGAACTCAGATCCGGAGATCAAGAAGAAGCTAGAGGATGCCGGCTTTGTTTTAGTCGACATTCCTCTGAGCAAAATGCCCGCCTTCATGAAAGAGAAGACGGCGCAGGCAATGGATGATGCGAAAAACGCGGGAATGATTAAGTAA
- a CDS encoding PD-(D/E)XK nuclease family protein → MPQPFPTLNAEKQVKTWAIEPNAKALEQLANGIWEYAIKTKQRPLVVLSTAGPLIGLRKVLEQQRPKNLSPQIALLPQVISMSDWLESAPGAWKFPKKPSDLERWLSVYATLKEHDDLQVWFKAESEAGAWGLAQAIIDACDTLSNAVAPQLQKQIQALQDAGQSKSELGEQWIDRVKDLLDKTINQVYPALSRKIIDREAKVLLAFWRYLASPSDPVFRKQLAIAAHLEAAKQSHLARPLIWVETADPTPVDQELISSLLQSYANFAPVLEIKMDWRKVGLWAEAIGEEGGQAQALENITNAQSAHWRLIAAKRFEELAWVAAKVIEQHLIDGKTKIALVAQDRLAARRTRALLSRLGPALNIRDETGWKLSTTRAAASLMSWLELMRAPKDGPSAKVLLEFLQNPFVDIENPNWLNKEKDTCIGLVAELEDILIASKAESGWQTFYLAIEGAKENAQRSGSRLPNLALLQLLQFLREKHYEWLMLKLDCKKAYALLQSNLEATGMVKNLEADSAGKQLLETLKSLDLQNTQYQRIPMYFSEWLSLLKTILEGASYQEEGGEALATLSILPLSSTRLREFDAVVMVGCDEQKLPAYSEPPLFFSDALNALLKTSTIALQFTQQARDLSELLMSCTHVDLLWQSKSQKGEPLRPSAWIQRLQSAMNWEPVGAQLPKRAFDAQPMQMAVAHFEEDLPIPQSMSPSAYKALRDCPYRYYVRSLLGLRKAKGFEEGFDASLAGQTLHALLKKFYHALKTQEHTKPELKIDSELRRAWMLEQLNIYSEREFAPLIEGDARITGTLRDWQKQIPSFVQWQLEREQQGWQYLDGEVKVGFDLPYQTPDGELASIRIEGFADRFDVQANHQQSASVLDYKHQRFEKVKLRAEHVLDDPQLLIYARAGYEKQETHRMAGHQVVQAEWVSLKAEIGKNDQYAERAKAVAELPEMMIQFNTQITQDVEQLRAKKPMQAFAPDGVCQYCEARGICRKGIW, encoded by the coding sequence ATGCCTCAACCCTTCCCAACCCTCAATGCTGAAAAACAGGTAAAAACTTGGGCCATCGAACCCAATGCCAAGGCATTGGAACAACTGGCAAACGGTATTTGGGAATACGCTATTAAAACCAAGCAGAGACCCTTGGTCGTCCTCAGTACCGCAGGACCACTCATCGGATTGAGAAAAGTCCTAGAGCAACAACGACCCAAAAACCTGAGCCCCCAGATTGCACTCTTGCCGCAAGTGATCAGCATGAGTGATTGGCTAGAGTCAGCACCAGGCGCATGGAAGTTTCCTAAGAAACCATCTGATCTGGAGCGCTGGCTCAGTGTCTACGCAACACTCAAAGAGCATGATGATTTACAAGTGTGGTTTAAAGCAGAAAGTGAAGCAGGGGCGTGGGGATTGGCGCAAGCCATTATTGATGCCTGCGACACTTTATCGAATGCCGTTGCACCGCAACTACAAAAACAGATTCAGGCACTACAAGATGCAGGGCAAAGTAAGTCAGAGCTTGGAGAGCAATGGATTGATCGGGTTAAGGATTTATTAGATAAAACAATCAATCAAGTCTATCCCGCCTTATCTCGTAAGATTATTGATCGTGAAGCAAAAGTGCTCTTAGCATTTTGGCGCTACCTGGCTAGTCCCAGTGATCCAGTATTCAGAAAACAACTTGCTATAGCAGCTCATCTTGAGGCTGCAAAGCAAAGCCATTTGGCTAGACCGTTGATTTGGGTTGAGACTGCGGACCCAACACCAGTCGATCAAGAATTGATTTCATCACTGTTGCAGAGCTACGCGAATTTCGCGCCAGTACTTGAAATTAAGATGGATTGGCGCAAGGTCGGTTTATGGGCAGAAGCCATTGGAGAAGAGGGTGGCCAAGCGCAAGCACTCGAAAATATTACCAATGCTCAATCAGCCCATTGGCGCTTGATTGCTGCTAAGCGCTTTGAGGAGCTCGCTTGGGTGGCTGCTAAAGTGATTGAACAACATTTGATTGATGGCAAAACCAAGATTGCACTGGTTGCGCAAGATCGCTTGGCTGCAAGACGCACTCGAGCACTTTTATCCAGGCTGGGCCCTGCATTAAATATTCGGGATGAGACGGGCTGGAAACTTTCTACTACTAGAGCTGCAGCTTCTTTAATGAGCTGGTTAGAGCTCATGAGGGCGCCAAAAGATGGGCCCAGTGCCAAAGTGCTACTTGAGTTTTTACAAAATCCGTTTGTGGATATTGAAAATCCCAACTGGTTAAATAAAGAAAAAGATACCTGTATTGGCTTGGTTGCCGAGCTTGAAGATATTTTGATTGCCAGTAAAGCAGAATCTGGATGGCAAACTTTTTATTTGGCCATTGAGGGCGCAAAAGAAAATGCGCAAAGATCTGGAAGCAGATTACCGAATCTTGCTTTATTGCAGCTATTGCAATTTTTAAGAGAGAAGCACTACGAGTGGTTAATGCTCAAGTTAGACTGTAAAAAAGCCTACGCCTTATTACAGAGCAATTTAGAAGCAACCGGAATGGTCAAGAATCTGGAAGCAGATTCTGCGGGTAAACAGCTATTAGAGACTCTCAAGTCCTTAGATCTCCAAAACACGCAGTATCAGCGCATCCCGATGTATTTCTCAGAATGGTTGAGTCTTCTCAAGACCATTTTGGAGGGCGCGAGTTATCAGGAGGAGGGTGGAGAGGCCCTCGCAACCCTGAGTATCTTGCCCTTGAGCTCAACGCGCTTAAGAGAATTTGATGCAGTAGTGATGGTTGGATGTGACGAGCAAAAGTTGCCTGCGTATTCAGAGCCGCCTTTGTTCTTCTCTGATGCACTCAATGCTTTACTTAAAACCTCCACCATTGCATTGCAATTTACACAGCAGGCACGAGATCTATCTGAGCTCTTGATGTCATGTACCCATGTTGACCTTCTGTGGCAAAGCAAGAGCCAGAAGGGAGAGCCACTGCGACCATCAGCTTGGATTCAGAGACTACAAAGTGCCATGAATTGGGAGCCAGTGGGCGCGCAATTACCAAAACGGGCATTTGATGCTCAGCCTATGCAGATGGCGGTTGCTCATTTTGAAGAAGATCTTCCAATCCCCCAATCGATGAGTCCCAGCGCATACAAAGCACTGCGAGATTGCCCTTATCGCTACTACGTCCGCAGCTTATTGGGTTTGCGCAAAGCAAAGGGCTTCGAGGAGGGATTTGACGCTTCATTAGCCGGTCAGACTTTGCATGCGTTACTGAAAAAGTTTTATCACGCTCTAAAAACCCAAGAACATACCAAGCCAGAATTGAAAATCGATTCTGAACTGCGTAGGGCTTGGATGTTGGAGCAATTAAATATCTACTCAGAGCGAGAATTCGCGCCTCTGATTGAGGGCGATGCCAGAATCACTGGCACTTTGAGAGATTGGCAAAAGCAAATCCCCAGTTTTGTTCAGTGGCAATTAGAGCGAGAGCAACAGGGCTGGCAATATCTTGATGGGGAAGTAAAGGTGGGCTTTGATTTGCCTTATCAAACCCCTGATGGAGAACTTGCCTCTATTCGCATTGAAGGTTTCGCTGACCGATTTGATGTTCAGGCTAATCATCAGCAGAGCGCGAGTGTGTTGGACTATAAACATCAGCGTTTTGAAAAGGTCAAACTGCGTGCCGAACATGTATTGGATGATCCACAGTTATTGATCTATGCACGTGCTGGTTATGAAAAGCAGGAAACCCATAGGATGGCAGGTCATCAGGTGGTGCAAGCAGAATGGGTCTCACTCAAAGCAGAGATTGGCAAAAACGATCAATACGCTGAACGTGCCAAAGCAGTCGCAGAGCTACCAGAGATGATGATTCAATTTAATACGCAGATTACTCAAGATGTTGAACAACTACGCGCTAAGAAGCCAATGCAGGCATTTGCTCCAGATGGGGTCTGTCAATACTGTGAAGCGCGTGGTATTTGCCGCAAGGGGATATGGTGA
- a CDS encoding DUF1993 domain-containing protein codes for MALSMYQASVPQFKKMLTNLSAILKKAEEHATAHKIDPKVFLEARLYPNMFPLTKQIQIACDQPKNGFARLAGIEPPKFEDKEASFAELYERIAKTIAFIDTIKPEQIDGSEGKEIKFSILEWNFEFVGDQYLLTWIIPNFYFHITTAYNILRHNGVDIGKSDYLGR; via the coding sequence ATGGCTTTATCAATGTACCAAGCATCAGTCCCTCAATTCAAGAAGATGTTGACTAATCTGTCGGCGATTCTCAAAAAAGCAGAAGAGCATGCTACTGCCCACAAGATTGATCCTAAAGTTTTCTTAGAGGCCAGACTCTATCCCAATATGTTTCCGCTCACCAAGCAGATCCAAATTGCTTGTGATCAGCCTAAGAATGGCTTTGCCCGTTTAGCCGGAATCGAGCCGCCCAAGTTTGAAGATAAAGAAGCAAGCTTTGCAGAGCTTTATGAGCGCATCGCCAAGACTATTGCATTCATTGACACCATCAAGCCAGAGCAAATCGATGGCAGCGAAGGTAAAGAGATCAAGTTCTCCATTCTCGAGTGGAACTTTGAGTTCGTTGGCGATCAATACCTCTTAACCTGGATCATCCCTAATTTCTACTTCCATATCACCACGGCATACAACATCCTGCGCCACAACGGAGTCGATATTGGTAAGAGCGATTACTTGGGGAGATAA
- a CDS encoding tartrate dehydrogenase, with amino-acid sequence MKTYKIASVPGDGIGKEVIPECEKVLNALSKKHPEVAFEFEHFDWGGDYYRKHGVMMPDNGLDPLRSKDAILFGSAGDPDIPDHITLWGLRLKICQGFDQYANVRPTRILPGIQTPLRNCKPEQLDWVIVRENSEGEYAGLGGRAHQGHPIEVASDMSILTRVGVERIQRFAFKLAQSRPRKHLTVITKSNAQRHGMVMWDEIARHVAKDFPDVTWDKELVDAATARMVNRPESLDTIVATNLHADVLSDLAAALAGSLGIAPTANLDPERRYPSMFEPIHGSAFDIMGKGLANPIGTFWSAVMMLDFLGEKVLAGKLMQAIEKVTANPKLHTGDLGGTAKMADVTNAVIEEVSK; translated from the coding sequence ATGAAGACGTACAAGATTGCTTCCGTTCCAGGTGACGGAATTGGTAAAGAAGTTATTCCCGAATGCGAGAAGGTGCTCAACGCCCTGAGCAAGAAACATCCTGAAGTGGCTTTTGAGTTTGAGCACTTTGATTGGGGCGGTGATTACTACCGCAAGCATGGCGTGATGATGCCCGACAATGGTCTTGATCCATTGCGCTCTAAAGATGCCATCTTGTTTGGTTCTGCTGGTGATCCCGATATTCCAGATCACATTACCTTGTGGGGTCTACGCCTCAAGATCTGCCAAGGCTTTGATCAATATGCGAACGTACGCCCTACTCGGATCTTGCCGGGTATTCAGACACCGCTGCGTAATTGCAAGCCTGAGCAACTCGATTGGGTGATCGTGCGCGAGAACTCCGAAGGTGAATACGCTGGCTTAGGCGGCAGAGCTCATCAAGGCCACCCCATTGAAGTCGCTTCCGATATGAGTATTCTGACGCGGGTGGGTGTTGAGCGCATTCAGCGCTTTGCCTTTAAGTTAGCGCAATCGCGTCCTCGTAAACATCTCACCGTGATTACTAAATCGAATGCTCAGCGTCATGGCATGGTGATGTGGGATGAAATTGCTCGCCATGTTGCGAAAGACTTTCCAGATGTTACTTGGGATAAAGAATTGGTCGATGCTGCTACTGCACGCATGGTCAATCGTCCTGAGTCTTTAGATACCATCGTGGCAACCAATCTGCATGCCGACGTCTTAAGTGATTTAGCTGCAGCGCTTGCTGGTAGCTTGGGCATTGCACCCACAGCTAACTTAGATCCGGAGCGTCGTTACCCTTCGATGTTTGAACCCATTCATGGTTCGGCTTTTGACATCATGGGTAAAGGCTTAGCCAATCCAATTGGTACTTTCTGGTCGGCGGTGATGATGCTCGACTTCTTGGGTGAGAAAGTCTTAGCCGGCAAGCTCATGCAAGCGATTGAGAAAGTTACCGCTAATCCTAAACTCCATACTGGCGATCTCGGCGGTACTGCCAAGATGGCTGATGTGACTAATGCTGTCATTGAGGAGGTTTCCAAATGA
- a CDS encoding type II toxin-antitoxin system RelB/DinJ family antitoxin, which produces MTANAVVRARINGDIKEEASAILAAMGLTPSDAFRILMTRIAREKTLPFEPLSPNAETIAAMKEARKGNLKSFTSVNDLMADLNADD; this is translated from the coding sequence ATGACCGCAAACGCAGTAGTTCGCGCCAGAATTAACGGCGATATCAAAGAGGAAGCTAGCGCCATATTGGCTGCCATGGGTCTAACGCCGTCTGATGCCTTTCGAATTCTGATGACCCGCATAGCCAGAGAAAAGACTCTGCCCTTTGAACCATTAAGTCCCAACGCAGAAACGATTGCTGCGATGAAAGAAGCTAGAAAAGGAAATCTCAAATCCTTTACTTCTGTTAATGACTTAATGGCTGACCTGAATGCGGACGACTGA
- a CDS encoding type II toxin-antitoxin system YafQ family toxin has product MRTTEYTKKFRKDYKRELKGRYRLTLARDFQETLDYLINDWDLPYRYHDHPLAGDWVDHRDCHIKPDLVLIYRKPDQRILQLVRLGSHSELSL; this is encoded by the coding sequence ATGCGGACGACTGAATACACCAAAAAATTTAGAAAAGATTACAAAAGAGAATTAAAAGGTAGGTACCGACTTACGCTAGCTAGAGATTTTCAAGAAACTTTAGATTACTTAATTAATGACTGGGATCTTCCCTATCGATACCACGACCACCCCTTAGCGGGGGACTGGGTGGACCATAGAGACTGTCATATCAAACCCGATTTAGTCCTCATCTACAGAAAACCGGATCAGCGCATCCTTCAATTGGTTCGACTAGGATCACATAGCGAATTAAGCTTATAG
- a CDS encoding UvrD-helicase domain-containing protein, protein MVSDLVNQNQSPALDAVPKLPYSEKLACDPQRSVIVSACAGSGKTWLLVARMIRLLLDGVKPQEILALTFTRKAAQEMRDRLYGLLEEFSKASPEVLLGELKARGMDEAQAKAYLPKAKALYAQVLANPQPIVIDTFHGWFGRLLGAAPVSLGIQPGFTLREDAKRLQEECLRDWWGDLKPEHKAHYDVLLKQLGAHEAQKLLIGKASLFKQRGAWTFFSKDCESKGITPSSRLKQLLPKLNVPNPLLALWDAPNALADLEFMANCLNNSSTNDQKLLPHLLPALACKKRGGGVMEVVNTFQNAFLTKDPVKYRTGNDSILGALKTYLEDAGKADRIPDHIAYKQAWGHAFEDYLLWQSEQDVFTINQAWFALNESMMAYAEAQKDNMRVRDFDDLEIDVSKLMADSGNAAYLQVRLDAKYKQILVDEFQDTNPLQWQILRSWLAGYSVDDDKPKVFIVGDPKQSIYRFRRADPRLFVSAKVFLHQEWQAAYMEQDKTRRNADQINEAVNAIFKSDLLPPAYPYSRQETLWTSPEADRPSEAYALKGEAYRLPLIPYAEKNAEPRAGSAFDDAIMDPSETVGVIQRYREGEMVGCLIQDLLSTRKVADKDGSRLIWRDARASDFLLLVKRRQFLPQYERALRDAGLAYDSSRLGGLLNTLEIDDLIALLTVLVTPRHDLPLAQVLRSPIFGFTEHQMQKLAMAMASMQYRSWWDALQDSPDAQLQKAARYLQHWHVLGERLPVHDLLDRIYQEGDLRIKYARVCKELNRPQVLANLDAFLEVALQQDGGQYPSLSHFINEINTKRRGDDDETPDEGDVDAASDDNLAEVDTDSEMSEEDKHKRVRLMTIHGAKGLEAPFVIMLDSNNTDAHVDYSGVLMEWAPEEQSPSHLSLFTSQTLTSPRTEINDAEKRIGENENWNLLYVAMTRARQGLWMSGDAQKPSKNNPSGLDNTSWYGKAESVGLPMYQLPENIPAQPSNKAPKEEAKTSSVEDFVINWKPAIASEKQLRQDIEAGLTIQVFAGENDQVSGPDPELLDEGTHFHKLLEFLTAQTGTEIKLEIPSDLEIMAWLDTDQAMAKKLHAHVQAVLNANELKPYLTESKWLQAWNELDIVSEEGKSYRMDRLVEFEDHFAILDYKLSIPEAGSEKYNKYQAQLQNYQKELERIRKDKPSKAYLISATGQITQVA, encoded by the coding sequence ATGGTGAGTGATTTAGTGAATCAAAATCAAAGCCCCGCGCTGGATGCGGTGCCAAAGCTGCCTTACTCTGAAAAGCTAGCCTGCGATCCTCAACGTTCGGTCATTGTTTCAGCATGTGCCGGTAGTGGCAAAACCTGGTTATTGGTCGCACGGATGATTCGCTTGTTATTAGATGGCGTTAAGCCACAAGAAATCCTTGCGCTCACCTTCACACGCAAAGCTGCGCAAGAGATGCGCGATCGTTTATATGGGTTGCTGGAAGAGTTTTCCAAAGCAAGTCCCGAAGTCTTGCTAGGCGAGTTAAAGGCTCGCGGTATGGATGAGGCTCAAGCGAAAGCTTATTTGCCCAAAGCCAAAGCGCTTTATGCCCAAGTGTTAGCCAATCCACAGCCGATCGTGATCGATACTTTTCATGGATGGTTCGGCAGACTGCTGGGCGCGGCGCCGGTTTCTCTTGGGATTCAGCCAGGCTTCACACTGCGTGAAGATGCTAAGCGACTTCAAGAAGAATGCTTGCGAGATTGGTGGGGCGATCTGAAGCCAGAACACAAAGCGCATTACGACGTATTGCTCAAGCAATTGGGCGCTCATGAAGCCCAAAAACTCTTAATAGGTAAGGCCAGTCTCTTTAAGCAACGTGGTGCATGGACATTTTTTAGCAAGGATTGTGAGAGCAAGGGAATTACCCCAAGCAGTCGCTTAAAACAGTTATTGCCTAAACTCAATGTACCTAATCCATTGTTAGCCTTATGGGATGCACCAAATGCATTGGCTGATCTGGAATTCATGGCCAACTGTTTAAACAATAGCAGTACTAATGATCAAAAATTACTACCTCATCTTTTACCGGCCCTAGCCTGTAAGAAGCGAGGTGGCGGCGTTATGGAAGTCGTGAATACTTTCCAAAATGCTTTTTTAACCAAAGACCCAGTGAAATATCGTACTGGTAATGACTCTATTCTGGGTGCACTCAAGACCTATCTAGAGGATGCAGGGAAGGCCGACCGTATTCCAGACCATATTGCTTACAAGCAGGCTTGGGGTCATGCATTTGAGGATTATTTGCTATGGCAGTCAGAGCAAGACGTCTTTACGATCAATCAAGCTTGGTTTGCTCTCAATGAATCCATGATGGCTTATGCCGAAGCGCAAAAAGATAATATGCGTGTACGCGATTTTGATGATTTAGAAATCGATGTCAGTAAGCTCATGGCGGATTCAGGTAATGCGGCTTATTTACAGGTTCGCTTAGATGCTAAATACAAACAAATCCTAGTAGATGAGTTTCAAGATACCAATCCACTGCAGTGGCAGATTTTGCGATCATGGCTAGCAGGCTACAGCGTTGATGATGACAAACCCAAAGTCTTTATCGTGGGTGACCCCAAGCAATCCATTTATCGTTTTCGTCGTGCTGATCCAAGATTATTTGTGAGTGCTAAGGTCTTTCTTCATCAAGAATGGCAAGCAGCCTACATGGAGCAAGACAAGACTCGGCGTAATGCTGATCAAATTAATGAAGCCGTTAATGCCATATTCAAAAGCGATTTGTTACCACCGGCTTATCCTTACTCTCGCCAAGAGACGCTGTGGACTAGCCCAGAAGCAGATAGACCCTCAGAAGCCTATGCCCTAAAGGGCGAGGCATACCGCTTACCCTTAATACCTTATGCTGAGAAAAACGCAGAGCCCCGCGCGGGTAGTGCGTTCGATGATGCGATCATGGATCCAAGCGAGACAGTCGGTGTGATTCAGCGTTATCGTGAAGGCGAGATGGTCGGTTGTCTCATTCAAGATTTGCTGTCGACTCGCAAGGTCGCCGACAAGGATGGAAGTAGATTGATTTGGCGAGATGCTAGGGCAAGTGATTTCTTATTACTCGTTAAACGTCGACAATTCTTGCCTCAATATGAGCGGGCTTTGCGCGATGCAGGCCTGGCTTATGACAGTTCGCGTTTAGGCGGACTCTTAAATACCTTAGAGATCGATGACCTAATTGCTTTATTGACAGTCCTAGTTACACCCCGTCATGACTTGCCCTTAGCGCAAGTGCTACGAAGCCCCATCTTTGGTTTTACTGAACACCAAATGCAAAAGTTAGCAATGGCAATGGCGTCGATGCAATATCGCTCTTGGTGGGACGCCTTGCAAGATAGCCCTGATGCGCAATTGCAAAAAGCAGCGCGTTATCTTCAGCACTGGCATGTTTTGGGTGAGCGTTTGCCAGTTCATGATCTATTAGACCGCATTTATCAAGAGGGCGATTTGCGAATCAAATACGCTCGGGTCTGTAAAGAACTCAACCGACCTCAAGTACTCGCTAATCTGGATGCCTTCTTAGAAGTGGCTTTACAGCAGGATGGTGGTCAGTACCCCAGTCTGAGTCATTTCATTAATGAGATTAATACCAAGCGTCGCGGTGATGATGATGAGACCCCCGATGAAGGGGATGTAGACGCTGCCAGCGATGACAATTTGGCTGAGGTGGACACCGATAGCGAAATGTCAGAAGAAGATAAACACAAGCGTGTTCGTCTAATGACCATTCACGGTGCAAAAGGATTAGAAGCGCCATTTGTGATCATGCTGGATTCAAACAATACCGATGCTCACGTTGACTACAGCGGTGTTTTGATGGAGTGGGCACCAGAGGAGCAAAGTCCCTCCCATCTATCCTTGTTTACCTCTCAAACGCTGACTAGCCCTCGTACAGAAATCAATGATGCCGAAAAGCGCATTGGTGAGAACGAGAACTGGAACTTACTCTATGTCGCTATGACTCGCGCACGTCAGGGTTTGTGGATGAGCGGTGATGCGCAAAAACCAAGCAAAAATAATCCTTCTGGCCTTGACAACACTTCTTGGTATGGCAAGGCAGAAAGTGTAGGCCTGCCAATGTACCAATTACCAGAGAACATTCCCGCTCAACCATCCAACAAAGCGCCGAAAGAAGAGGCCAAGACAAGCAGCGTAGAAGATTTTGTTATCAACTGGAAACCAGCTATCGCTAGTGAAAAGCAATTACGACAAGATATTGAAGCTGGGCTAACCATTCAAGTATTCGCAGGTGAAAACGATCAAGTCAGTGGCCCTGACCCCGAGTTACTCGATGAAGGAACCCATTTTCATAAACTCCTCGAGTTCTTAACAGCCCAGACCGGTACAGAAATAAAACTCGAGATACCGAGTGATCTAGAGATCATGGCTTGGCTCGACACTGATCAAGCCATGGCGAAAAAACTGCATGCCCATGTCCAAGCCGTGCTCAATGCTAATGAACTTAAACCTTATCTGACAGAAAGTAAGTGGCTGCAGGCCTGGAATGAGCTCGACATTGTGAGTGAGGAAGGTAAGAGCTATCGTATGGACCGCTTAGTGGAGTTTGAGGATCACTTTGCCATCTTGGATTACAAGCTGAGCATTCCAGAAGCAGGTAGTGAGAAGTACAACAAATACCAAGCACAGTTGCAGAATTATCAAAAGGAGCTAGAGCGTATTCGGAAAGATAAGCCCAGCAAAGCCTATCTCATCTCAGCTACTGGCCAGATCACACAAGTGGCGTAA
- a CDS encoding LexA family protein — MELQSPTTKSTLSQAPQGLAVHFDDYELKLLSHRISAGFPSPAADYAEDGLDLNRYLVQNKPATFMFTVKGDSMMGAGICDGDKVVVDKALKPKHKDIVVAVVDGEYTIKRLYQLRGRIELQPENPQYEAITFNEGSELQIWGVVVGVVRKYSHASSRGKL; from the coding sequence ATGGAACTTCAGTCACCCACCACAAAAAGCACTCTAAGCCAAGCCCCACAGGGCTTAGCAGTCCATTTTGACGACTATGAGCTCAAGCTCCTGAGCCATCGGATTTCAGCAGGATTCCCTAGTCCAGCGGCCGATTACGCTGAAGATGGCCTGGATTTGAACCGCTATCTGGTCCAAAACAAACCAGCCACCTTCATGTTCACCGTGAAGGGGGATTCGATGATGGGGGCTGGCATTTGTGACGGCGATAAGGTCGTCGTCGATAAGGCCCTCAAACCGAAACATAAAGACATCGTGGTCGCTGTAGTCGATGGGGAGTACACCATCAAACGCCTCTACCAACTCAGAGGTCGAATTGAGCTCCAACCAGAAAACCCCCAATACGAAGCGATTACCTTCAACGAAGGCAGTGAGTTACAGATCTGGGGTGTAGTGGTAGGCGTAGTACGCAAGTACAGCCACGCTAGTAGCAGAGGCAAGCTATGA